Below is a genomic region from Seriola aureovittata isolate HTS-2021-v1 ecotype China chromosome 23, ASM2101889v1, whole genome shotgun sequence.
CATTGTGCATGTAAGCAAACCCAGAAATTAGTAATTGAATGCAATCAATTACAAAATTATGTACTTTCTCTTTTCAAGTTGTAAATCCATGGAAAGTTTGCTGATATACACAGACACGTACCCGCCAGTACATTATATTGAACTGtgactttcagtttcattgtttttacttCATCAGACTGAACTGCATTtcttttacattgtgttttatttcattttctccgTGTTTTCATTTAGTGTCTTATCCACttatgctgttgtgttttttttcttctttgtttgcTTTGAGGTCAGACATTCTCATAAGCTCCTCTAGCTTTTTAATCTGACTTTCACTAATTGAACATTCCCCCTTCGTTCTGCGATTCATCATTTTCCATACATTATGCAGCTAAActaaatgaaatgagaaaaatagcaaaacacGTTCAGCTCACCGCTGTACGTCTCTTGATTAGCCAGATTTCTTCATTAGGCGACAGATCCTTGGATGTGCAGGCAACAGACACTCGCGCCCTTTTGGAGACAAAGTGAGAATCATAAAAAGCACACTTCCTGTGAACACTCTAATTTAAGAGTGCAATGTGCTATTGTGAGTAGAACTGTCTTCCATCAGAAGTCATTTTGAGAGAATTGGTTTGACTTTAGGtctcacacatatatatatatacagagtGTGGGTGTTTTTCTGATCCTATCCATGGCTCCCTAATGCAATGTCCCCTTCAGCAGTGCCAGCTCCATCATTGCCCTTTTAACGAGGTGATATCCAGACACATGGGAGCAGATGttgcaaagaaaacacactgtgacGTGATTGTGATCGATGCGCACCTCCCAGTATATCCGCTGCATAATTTGGCGGATGGCATCGGGATAACAACCTGCATTATGTGGAGACAGCTGTCGCCATGGCGCCCGGGCAGCCATCGCATTGGCTCCCGCCTTGTTTCAGGCAGAGGCGGAGAAGCCAATTAGAGTGATTTACAGCTTGCTTGTGTCGTCACCACCTTGAAAACCTGTGTCTGGGTCCAGCTAAAGAAAATGCATGGCTACCTGGGTGGTAATCAGGAGGATATGCtgaagagagcagcagagttGTTTATTGGTGAAAGTAATTCTGCTCCACATGGGAGATCTTTGAAAGTTAATGTCAACTCGCACTTTAAGTTAAGATAATGAACTTTTGAAGGGGTGGATTGTGCTTTCTAGATTATGAGAATGTACTGTATGAATACTTGATGTTAAAAAATGCACGTGCCTTAGGATATGCATGTCCGTCCTCAGGCTCATTTCAGAGTGTGAAGCTCTATGTGTATGGGTCGAATTCACTCTtgagtgcagtgtttgtgtgttagggACAGGATTAGTTTTTGAAAACAATGTTCTAGACTTGTATTTGATAACATCATAATTGCACTGTTAATacactgtttttacatatttttcatgCATAATGCTCCAAAGCAACAGACGATATTATTAGTGTAGCCTATGTGTTAGAATTATGCTACCCCAAATTCCTTTGTAAACTCCTTTGAAACAAATTTACATTACCAATGAGGACAGTGctctttgatttaaaatgtgaaaacctGAATGATGCAAATGAGCTGCAGCACTAGTTTTGAAGGTTTGAAGGCTTTTTGCAGTAATGAGTCCGATCCACAGTATTTGATGAAATGGCGAGGCAGAGGGAAACTGGGGGATGGCAAGACTTGTGTGAAATACAGGAAGAGGACTTGTGATTGACCGTCACTGGTAATCCGAGCAAGCTTTGAAGTGTAAAATGATGATGGGATACAGTTTGAATGTATTTGCACTTCCATCAGGAGCTTGAGAGGTCACAGGAATGGCACCTCTAACTGTGAAAGAAAGGCTCAGTCAAAATACAGACGGTTGCGCAGCTGTTAGATTCACAGAATATGATGTAGCATCAGACTGACAGGCTTTGTTTCTGTGGCTAGAAGGTGACTTGTTAGGATGTAGGAATTTATAGGCCACACTCATTATGAACATATGCTTATAGTCTCTAGTCGTAAAAGATGTTGCAGCAGTGTAATCtaattttatgttaattttagTATCTGCTTATTAGTTTGGACCTGTATGTCTTAAAGCACCCTTGACCACATGTTACAAGAATTTTGTTACGGTATATTTTgtcacaacatacaacaacatggttaaacctgtaaaataaataaggaAACAAATGTTGATTAATTACATGTATTTATACGACATATTGCTATGAGATATCTCTGAGAATTCAGCCCTTTGTCTTGGTTGGTTTATGAAAGACATGACGAGCAGTGGCGCTCCAGTCCAGCGGGTGGCGGGAGCGAAAAAAAGGTTTACCGTCGACATCGAACGAAGAAGTCGTCGCTCGCCAATGACACAATATTCCCGCGACATTCAATTTTAGCAAGTGAGTAAGAGAGAGACTGGATAACAAGCGCCTCGTCTGTTTTAAAAATGCTCAAAAAGAAGTCAACTAgtactgaaaagaaaaggaaatactCGCAGCCCGAGGAACGACATGACAACAATAAACGCAGAAGTACAGAAACCAATGTGGAGGTGAGTTAATCAAGCTAGCGTCATGCTAATCGTGTTGTTTATACATGTATAGTAGATATAGCTATATTTATAAGCAGCCTATTGGATACGGAATATAGACGTCGTTTCTTAAAACAATGTCGTTTGAATGTTACGCTTAACATTAGGCAAATTGAGTATGTATCTTGATGTAATAGTTGTCTTATTCATGTGGTTTTGTGACTAACTTATTACCAAACGCAAGAAAGATATTTTTTCCCAGTCGTGTACAAGACTGCTACTGGCAGTACACAGCCCCTGTCATGTTGCTAGCTCGGTGTTTTGGCAGGATATTTGTTGAAGTTGATTTGTATATTGTCACACTTTTATATCAGggttgctgttttcttctttgataGTGTTTAGCTGTGAACTTTAGGCTTCCAATAAACGGCAGTGAATTGACTGAGTTTGCGCTAGCTGCAAAGGCTTATAAAACGAATCTAATATTCAATAAACTACACTCAGCtgccattttatattttttttatagtacaCTCAGGTGAAGCTAATGTATTAACAAGAGCCTTACAACAAATAATGTTCAATTTTAGTTCAAACTAATTTAGGCAAGTGTTGTATTAACTTATTGGTCATTTTGGGGGCTGTAGTCTCTGGTGTCTCATTTAGTTATAGTGAAACGTTTGTCAGTGACACTGTTTGCCATTAAAGTATAACATAATTCTTGTaaatttttgtttaattgtgaaaatattattatgtctctatattatgtatgtatgtataggTGTGCAATCTgcaatttttttccatttcaaaatgTTGATAATTATGTCCTTTTTTCCTTCCAAACTAAGTTCGCCAAAGTTGCATTTAAGGGTTTCAGGACTCTTgataatttacatttaacaacattatatatatattatataacaattatataacaataattaatTGGTACAATTTACAAAATTTCTCCAAACACTGTGTCTTAGTAAATTAACTTGTTGGTTTTCTAAAGCAGGACGCCAAGGATGAACTCGCTGACCCAGAGCTGGACAGGATTGGCAGTGACATTGAGGAGGGGGGATTGGACCTCAGCCTGCCATTTCAACCCATCACTGCATATGTCACTGACAAGCGGGAGATGCTAGAGCAGTGTTTCCACGTGCTGGGGGAGAAGAAGCTACAGAAGATGCTGCCTGATGAACTCAAGGTGATTTGTGAACATGTGGACTTCTGTTACATAGTTGTAAACTCAGAATATTAATACGAAGAGAATACAGCAGGTTGAATGAATATGTCAGTATTGAATGTCATTTTATCAGTGTTATATAAAAGTTCTCACACTTGTGTCAAACCCATATTTTtcattgataaataaatgatgtaaCAACTTGTGATCAAACAACATATGCCAACTAAAGGTCAGAGGCATTTCATAATCAGCCTGGCAAATGGGTCGACATCATTTCCCCGCAAACTTTCAGAAATATCGTGCCGCATTTATACAGGCAGTAGTTTGTGGGTTTATTGAGCTGATTTCTTGCACTGGCATGTGTTGACATTTGACCGTGGTCATATTTTTTCCACTAAGTTCCAACAACACCTGCGATTTTGCAATAATTTTTCTTGGAAAGGTTTGTTCTATCTTGTTGTAGGCATacattatgaattattataaaaatgaatcatattaTCATTAGccactattattatttttcatttctatttatCTTCATTGAAGTCAGTTCATCAAAACTTTGCTTAAACTTAGACAGAATATTGCTAAtgttactgttattttacatataGTGTGAGTAGTCGCTTGTAGGATTTTTATCTATAGCTATGAATTAGCTATGGAGCTgtataataaaactttaaacatAAGGTTAAAGTGTTTTAACTTTGAATAAAAACTTGATAACATCTcgtaaagagagagaaataaggCTTCTGCCATTTTctttgatgattgatgattcaCAGGACTGTATTTTAGAGGAAATCAAAAAGCTGTGTTGGGAGCAACTGGAGCCAATATCAGAGAAAAATCTTCTCCGGATCTTAGCAGGTGAGACATGAGACCAGTTTGGCACATTTTCATAGCAGCTTTTTGGACAATATAGTACTGCAAACAAAGCATTTTCATTCACTTGAAGCTGTTTATTGTTTCTAGGGGAAGAGCTGACATCTGGAAATGGGGATGAAAGCACAAAGGAGACCTTGGAAAGCCAGTGAGTGAATGGTTTTCTAACTTATTCAGGGCACAATTAGAGTGTGTTTTTCTACTTATTATTatgtgtttctattttattttttcccatcAAGGCAAGACAATAATGTAGACTCTACATCTTGCCtcaaagaaacagcaaaaactgAGGACCCTAAGCAAGGTAATTAATATGTagtacacagaaaaacatcccCCAGGCATTCAATCAAAGacttcaaagacagaaaaatgctataaaaggaccattttacatttaaattgtcTTGGTGTATTTTTCATCACAGAGGGTGGTGGCTCAGGCGAGGAGAGCGATGTCCTAAGTATAAATGCAGATACTTACGATAGTGACATAGAGGGACCCAAAGAGGAGCAGACTGTTAAAGCCGCGGACGGGGGAGTGAAACCAGGGGACAGCAGTGGGGAGAGCGCTTGCCCAGCTGTAAACCGTGAACCAGTAGATCCCGAGCCTCCCACGGGCTCTCAACCAGTGGAAGCAAAGAAAGACATTCAGAGCGACATAGACAGAAGCGTTAGTGAGATTTTAGCCTTCTCATCCACTTCAAGTAAAGAGGTAGCTAAAGAAGAGAGTGCACCACCGCAGTCTGTAGATGTCAGTTTACCTGTTCAGGGTGGACCTGTTTCGAGTCGTGCACCTGCAGCTTGTCAGCCGTCCATTCAACAGCTGGAGCTTCTGGAGTTGGAAATGAGGGCTAGGGCCATTAAGGCTCTGATGAAAGCAAGTGATGGGAAAAAGCCCTCTGTGGCGAAAAATGTTTAGCATGGTTCATTGTTATGTTTTGCATGGTTTAATGGTTTTATACACTTTAAAGAACTCGGTTTACAGATGGTGAATTAGGTTTTTGAACAATTTACAAcatagttcagttttttttgtttttgaaactttCTGTATTGTACCATTCaaaccatgttgtttgattacTCCATATTGGAATGATATTACAGACCGTTTAATGCCAAATTAAACACATAAAGACCTGTTTTACTCCTACTCTACTGTCAGTGTCTTCTGGGAAATGCTGAACATAGACAGTATCAAATGTAGTTTTTCCCTTGGGCACTAGATGGCAATATTACTCTGCTGCAATAAATccgaggggagaaagagagaaatgattTATTTGCCTCCATTACAGTAAAAATAGTCTTGAGCAGCATGAAAGTCAAGTTTTCCTAGTAATGATgttatttaataattcatttattcagttaGGGCAAAAATTGGTTTTGCAATGGCAGAAATTCTCGTTGAGCCAGTGTTAGAGGATGTGAGCACATCAGAGCGATATGTTATTTTGTATGTAGGCTGAGCTTGGCAAGCCAAagcaggtggcagcagtgtTGTACTGTCATTTAGACACTTGCAGTATTTCTTCACTGAACACCTGTTTCACTTGTCACGCTGAAGCATGCATAGTAATACCTGCCGTCTCTTTCATATTTGCATCTTCTAAAGGCTCGGTATAGATTACTCTAAAATGGATATCTGTTTGGCAAAGGGTACAAAAGCCCTTCCTGTGGCCTTACAGACAAACTACAGAGAAATCCAAAACTAAAATGAATCTAAGATAATTAGACCAGCTGCCCTCGTTCATACATCTGCCAGTTTTATTCACGAGAGtaagttttaaataaatttttgCTTCGTGTACCTCTTTGCAGCAGCTAGAACTAATAGCGTACTCTCACctaatattgtgtttttgctgtaaTTTATTCTGAAGTTGCTTTGTTCCAGTGTAAAATGTAaggttgctgtgtgtgtgcaattaCATGCAGATGCAGAGCAAAACAGCTCTCTTCCCCAAAGGAGACAATGAAACGTACGATAAGAAGCCAGTTGCCTCCTGggtatttgcatttaaaaggGTTATTTCATGGGCAAAGTGAGGGTGGGGAGGGTTAAATGCATCTTTCTTTACGTATTTATGTGCAGGTATCTTTGTACTCATTGATGATTTCAAGAGGGAAAACGTCCACTTTAGTAAAATGGATGCAACGATTCTAAAGTGCTCGTGGTGTCTGTGATTAGCGAGTATTTATCATTGTAATTTTACTGCTATTAGAATgccaattattattatagtatgagCGGATAAATGGCTTTTAAAGCAGACCTCAGAATGAGTGGGCTGAAAATTGGATTGATGGAAGTGAGATGAAACTTGTTGAGGGAGTACTTTTTGAATTCAAATGAACCCGATGAACCTTGTTAAAATATTGAGGTATGATGCTTCCATGAATGGTGCTATTATCAAAGTCAGAAACAAGGTTGTGCAAAAAGTTGTACGCACCGGTTCATCTGTTTAATAGCCATGCTCGTCATTTTCCTCAGTGTTGTGAGCCAGCCGCTAGTTAGCAACTCTCATTAAAgattgaaaaaaatactgtattccTCTAAAATGATTTCTTGACTTTATGTTGAACTTTTAGTATGTAACAATCCCGTAAAAGTTCACAGAGGTTTGGGTTCTGCTTAGGAAACATTGACCACAATGAAATCCCCTCTCGTGCTAGATGTTCTGGAAGACTTCATATGCCACATACCGTGTGTATGTTGGATGTAGAAAGGAATTGATAGGTTTAGTGCACTTTATATTGCGATAAATACAAAATGGGTGTTGAGACAGTTGTCTGCAATCACCCCTCAAGACATCATCATCGCTGTTCTGCAAAGTTAAGTTTTCTAGATGGAGTCCCCTAACATGTACTGCAGAAATAAGTGATTCTGCATttagtgtactgtatgtcaacTGTTGTATATGCTCCTTAAAGAGTGCTCTATAATTGGGAAGTTAAAATGCAGTAATTGTTGTAGTGGCCCTTGAGAACAACAcgcttttttttattattgggAGGAATGCGCTCCAATCCAGACTTGCTACAAACCTCAAAAAGCAGGGGCACAAACATGAAACTCTTTGAAAGAACATTACACAAATGTACAGCGAAAAAGACTCTCACAGCATGGCTCTAGGAATAGGGATGTCAGTTTTGGTCTGTCTTTGAGTCTGTTGGTCCACTTTGATTCCCATTAGAATTCCAGAGAGTCCACAGAGAATGAATAATTTGATCCTCTTACTTCTCTTCCAGTTCCTCCACCAACAGGTATTATTTCAAATTGTCAAACATTTTAGTTCTTGACAAAACATGTAGTTGTACGCAGTAGTATTTAAGAAGGATTAACTTATGCAAACACAGTAAAATCTCCATGTAAAAGTACTTAATGATTATTAGGAAAATTTACTTAaggtatcaaaagtaaaagtggtAGTGCAGAATGCAGTATTTGAGTTGTTATTGATGCTTTCAAGTACAAACAGGACTTTAATGTTGTACCTCTTGAGACTGAGCAAATAATAtttgataaaaatataatttttatgtATAATCTTGGGGCCTGCACAGCCGTAGTCCACCTACGTTTATATTGCCTAATTAGTGCTGTGTTGATTAACATTTCCCTCACGCTTCTGCTGTTGATTTGTACCCATTGGGGCAGGGGCATCTTACCCAATTATCATTCTTAGTGCATAGAGTTTGGTAGAATCATGTACAGTAATTGCCAGCATAGCTCCACCTAACTTACACTTGACTAGAGATATAATCAGACACAGTGGTTGAAAACAACTGTGTGGGTGTTCAGAGCTGGTTGACATAATTGTCAAACAAATGTAGTCGGGTAAAaagtatttctctctgaaatgtagtacagtaaaaaaaaaaaatacaaagttgCATAATATGGAAATACtccattaaattaaaataaaattgtacttaaattCCGTAGTGGAATGTACTTAACATGATAATTTAAGTATACTGGCGCATTGACGTTAGCTCAAGGCGCAGCTACATCTGAGGGTACATCTGGACAGCAAGCTGAGACTGTTGGATGTTGTTACTCAGCTTGTCAGATATTCAGCCTGGCAGGCGCCAAGACTTTAATTTTGCCACTGAATCCCACCAAATTAGAGGTATGATTCAGTGGCAAAgttgtcttcctgttttttattcatccaacatttttttttttcttttgtaaaacatTGAAGCCTTTAACCTAGTTAGAAAAGCTTCACTGTATTTGCTGTGTCTAAGACAAAAGGAGGTCTATCacttccctccctttcttttggTGCACATTTCAGTTTGTGACTTGATATTCAcagggttttctttttcttttttttcatgtattttgttcTTTCAGTCATGTATGCGTTTTAATGTTTGCAGTATTTTCAGATTTGAGGTGCATTTCACTCTGGTACCATAGGAGAAAAACTATAACGAAAAGAGGTATTGAAAACATTgatgtctttttatttcttcttgaGAACACATCCTGTTTGCGTAAATAAAGTAATTCTCTTCAAATTTCCTCTGTATTGTCTGTGTTCTTTTCTGCAGCTAGAAATTAAATTGAACTAACAGCTCATGCTGACAGGCAATAAATAACTTAGCACCTCTGTGTGACTAAATGAATTGATTTCCCCAAACAATGACTCACTggacacatttcattttcttcaagtTTCAGACAGCATTTTTCTTAAAGTGGAAGAATTATTTGATGTTGGATGcactttgttttgattaaatgtCCAATTCTGTGATATTGCTAATTACTGTTGCATTGGCAACAATCCTGATTGCCAtctgaaagacagaagaagCATATAAATGTGTTGATTATTTAAATATAGAGATTACTCAAGCAATAGTGGCTAATGATAATGAATCCATGTTCATTTCTGGCCTTGATGTTTCTGATTTGCTGGACTAGATGTACTATATAATTTGAATGGTGTTTCGCTCTAGGCATATCGGTCCTGGAATAATGGATTCTTCTGTTCCATGTTGAATCCGCTGTCATTGAATGGAAACGAATGATAATTGTTGTAGCCTCGTCACAGGTGTACAGCACATCTGTTCACCATTCACTTCTTTTGCGTGCATAAATGCTTGGCTTATTCTCAAAGAGGTATGAGCTTGGCAGAACCCTTTTTGAAAAATTTGAAGTGGGTTAGTGGAAGTTTGCTGCTATTTGAAAGAGAAGAGCTCCCTTTTTTTAGTCACACTCCAAAATCTGTGTGAGAGATTTGAACATTTGATATTCCACTCCAGTGTTGTATCTGCATTTGGAGAAAATTCCTCCCCTCCACTGACTCCTCTGACATCTGACTTTCAGATTCCATGCATGCTCACTCTGCATGGGTTTCTCCCCCCACAACTTCAGGGTCTGCATTCAAATGGTGCATTAATACCATCAAACAACCATTGAAATTCTGGCGGGTAGACGAGCAAGCCAATAAAGCAAAATGCTTTTGAAAGATGTCTAGAGACATCAGGAAGGATGGATGACCTCGCACAATCAAATCAGCATAATCAaatgaaatatcacaatattacaTCAAAGCCAACTCCCACCGCGGCAGCAGCTGCAACATGATCAACAAGCTCGATCCTTGGAGTATCAGTGCTTCCTCACAGAAATATTGTGGTTGATGGCCTGAAGTGAATATATTTTACAACCAATAGAGTAGGTTCAGTAAATCTGTGATGTTGTGTGGGTTTTAAATGTTCATGGAATCTATGGTTAATCTTCAATCAGTAATTGATGAGCGATTCccactgaaatgagcatgcagACTTAATCTATAATAGCGCTCAGATTTAGTAGTCCTCTGAGAGTTAAGGGTGATAGCACCCAAGATAATTATGTGAGtttcaaaatatatttctgttcCTACATCAGTAACACAAAACTCTCTGAAGcacattttaatataataacTCAAAAGGAGCTTTCATGTCTAATAAAATAGgcattatatttaaaaaattgtcACCTCTCCCAGTGGAAATAAAACTCAAAGAAATCTTGCTGAAATTATGAATAACCATCTTCCACTCATGTCCTGTTCGTCTTTCCTACATTATCACAACTTTGGTGTGTTTTCCAGGGTTGTCCTGTGACACACTGATCTTTTAAGTTTGAATCTgtcaaaatacagtatttcaaaacTATACATTATTATCAAACCTCAATGTACTGTAAACCTTtaaatatagtaaaataaactgtaaaaccatTCTATTTCCACTTTCTTTAAACTAatcacattttctgtgaagCTAAGCTTTCAACAGCTAAATTCTTATAGTCCCAGCTGTGCTATGAGCAGCAGTCGACCAACAAAGTGTCCCCCAGGCAGATGATGGATCAAAGCACACAGCCCTGGTAACTCAAACTTTTACGATGCTAGGTGAAGATGGCACAATTTGCGCTGGGGTTGGAAGACATTGAACTGTCAAATCATGGTGGAGtgccatttatttattttttatttggatgATTTATTTCCCACAGAAGCACAAAAGGATTGAGCCAAGTAAATTACTTTTGCCAAAAGTTGtgataaaactgtcaaattgCTTCCCACCACCAGCTGGCAAGCAATTGTATTACATAAGTAATTGTCAAAAGGAATGTCAAGAGAGGAGTATATTCCTTCGTGAGTTTCTGTCGGTCTTACCATCACGATTTTACGTGCCTTGCCTTACTTTAATGGCCATGTCTTGTGATTTAACTACATTGCAGTATGTAGCTATCCAGGGAAAACCCATACAGTAGCATAGATAGAGTCAAAATGAGTGTTACCACAATTGTTTTCTACATTTCATCTTAAGTCTGACAGGTTTTGAACCCAGaattttgatgtttgttttggtggcaCCTGTCTCAGTTACTCCTTCTTTTTATGGTCCGAAATAACAAGTATGGGAAGTGTCATTTATCACTTTTGATTGATAGCTGATAACTTTTATGATCTTCTGTAGAATTCAACAACCTTCAGGTTCCCATAAGTTCTAAAGTTATGTGAGATAATAAGTCAGACATATTGTTGTTGTCTAAGTCTCTCAAACTATTATACAATAGGCATGAGTCATAGGACCAACAAAGTGCATCACACAAAAGCTTTACCCCCACACTGCTACTTCAAGTCCCAACATCCAtactctcctcttcttcatcacatCGTATGAATGGAGTGCTATTTCAGTTCCACTTCTTGACAGCCAATTAACCAGCCACTGTCTGCTTTATGCTCCCCCAAACTGATTGCTTATCCCTCACTCTGATTGTAAGGGGTTATACAGAAACAGCACTTTTGCAACTTAAATGGCATTTTGATGTGAAAATAatcagaggaagctgctgtaaTGGAGGGAATCAAGTGATTTCAAGTGTTGCTATCTGTAGTTTTTAATATTGCAAATCAAGGGAAGGTATTCACTGTGTTTCCCACACAGCTTCTCATCCTGTTTTGTGGCTCTatgtattatatgtattatattgaAGACCACCAGCTATGGCTGGATACTCAAGTCCCTCCTTTTCTTGTGTTTGCAAATTCATAGAAAGAATCGCTACAAAGTTagaggcattttttttttttttaagtatatttttttgggcttttgtgcctttattggacagaatagtagagagagacaggaaatggggaggcagagaggggggggaatgacatgcagtaaagggccgtccgatgcgggattcgaaccggggcctgctgcagcgaggactgtagcctctacatatagtgcgcctgctcaacccactgcgccactcgacacATTGAAAGTTGGAGGCATTTTTACATATAATTATGGATGTATCATTCACAATTCTCTGTTCTGATCTTATTCAACAAAGTAAGGTTCCCAGTAAAACTCACgatagaaaacaaaaggaaagtgTATCGGGAAGGTGGAACATTGagcaaatgtcttttttgtttccCAGTCTGAAATACCATCCAGTTTTAACAATGAATGGTAAAATCATTGCTCTTAACTGGATTCCTAATATAAACTCTGAATTACAACTTAACCAGTTTCTCTGAACATCTGAATGTTGATCTCTTTCATTATCAAAACATATACTTCACAAAATCCATACGTGTAGAgcagtgtgtgcacatttgaTTTGACCACGATCACATAActgctgttcatttttaaacaatattcatgaataaaatgattaaaaaataaattttgttGCTATTTATCTTTTCTATCCTGTCCCCATTATGTGTTTGGGTGATATTTGTAATAGGATCAACCATATGGAAGGCAAACCATGGACAT
It encodes:
- the LOC130164152 gene encoding caspase activity and apoptosis inhibitor 1 isoform X1, producing MLKKKSTSTEKKRKYSQPEERHDNNKRRSTETNVEQDAKDELADPELDRIGSDIEEGGLDLSLPFQPITAYVTDKREMLEQCFHVLGEKKLQKMLPDELKDCILEEIKKLCWEQLEPISEKNLLRILAGEELTSGNGDESTKETLESQQDNNVDSTSCLKETAKTEDPKQEGGGSGEESDVLSINADTYDSDIEGPKEEQTVKAADGGVKPGDSSGESACPAVNREPVDPEPPTGSQPVEAKKDIQSDIDRSVSEILAFSSTSSKEVAKEESAPPQSVDVSLPVQGGPVSSRAPAACQPSIQQLELLELEMRARAIKALMKASDGKKPSVAKNV
- the LOC130164152 gene encoding caspase activity and apoptosis inhibitor 1 isoform X2 is translated as MLKKKSTSTEKKRKYSQPEERHDNNKRRSTETNVEDAKDELADPELDRIGSDIEEGGLDLSLPFQPITAYVTDKREMLEQCFHVLGEKKLQKMLPDELKDCILEEIKKLCWEQLEPISEKNLLRILAGEELTSGNGDESTKETLESQQDNNVDSTSCLKETAKTEDPKQEGGGSGEESDVLSINADTYDSDIEGPKEEQTVKAADGGVKPGDSSGESACPAVNREPVDPEPPTGSQPVEAKKDIQSDIDRSVSEILAFSSTSSKEVAKEESAPPQSVDVSLPVQGGPVSSRAPAACQPSIQQLELLELEMRARAIKALMKASDGKKPSVAKNV